A stretch of the Oligoflexus sp. genome encodes the following:
- a CDS encoding imelysin family protein codes for MRFKIFLGLALASGIQLGCDSNSSSSNNPTVEAPDASAGGTPVPGPAAPTPDGGETPTPGNPTTNVGGLVGGLRLNQNDLFRQLGDGIARQNAAFAASTGKLGQAIESYCQNPAANDKAPVQAAWKETMLVWEELELFQVGPIAKNEKELKTAIYGWPQQTNTCRIDEEAIKASKNADYALPINTNRKGLQGIEYLLFTPTLVSACSAASATTKEWNALTPDARAQARCAYLKPLAAELQANATTLTQVWGPEGNNYLTSVIGNAAAEKAALQSLYENLFYLDIEVKNYKLATPAGHDPMFCPSSPAPCVGKDEFPMSGISREAIQSNIKAFTNLIYGFEDANQKRPGGFAALVRDIGGTEVATRSEALTRDLSAVFAAQDASLSELIAAQKAENCEQSQISILCQLRKSIKEVSNELKYEYSKLLSLTVPASPQGDND; via the coding sequence ATGCGCTTCAAGATTTTCCTCGGTTTGGCTTTGGCTTCCGGAATTCAGCTGGGCTGCGACAGCAACTCAAGCTCAAGTAACAATCCAACAGTGGAAGCACCTGATGCGTCCGCAGGCGGAACCCCGGTTCCTGGACCTGCGGCTCCAACTCCCGACGGCGGAGAAACCCCGACCCCCGGCAATCCCACGACCAATGTCGGAGGGCTTGTCGGTGGTCTGCGACTGAATCAGAATGATCTCTTTCGCCAGCTCGGTGATGGCATCGCTCGTCAAAACGCAGCGTTTGCCGCATCGACTGGGAAACTCGGCCAGGCGATCGAATCGTACTGCCAAAATCCAGCTGCGAATGACAAGGCTCCTGTTCAGGCCGCATGGAAGGAAACCATGCTGGTCTGGGAGGAGCTCGAACTCTTCCAGGTCGGTCCCATTGCGAAGAATGAAAAGGAATTGAAAACCGCCATCTATGGTTGGCCGCAGCAGACCAATACCTGCCGCATTGATGAAGAGGCCATCAAGGCCAGCAAAAATGCTGACTACGCGCTGCCGATCAACACCAACCGCAAAGGTCTGCAGGGCATCGAGTACCTTCTCTTCACACCGACTCTCGTATCGGCGTGTTCCGCAGCCAGCGCCACGACCAAGGAATGGAACGCTCTAACTCCCGATGCCAGGGCCCAGGCCCGCTGCGCTTACCTGAAACCCTTGGCTGCCGAACTGCAGGCCAATGCCACGACATTGACCCAGGTCTGGGGTCCAGAAGGCAATAACTATCTGACCAGCGTCATCGGCAATGCGGCGGCGGAAAAAGCCGCGCTTCAGAGTCTTTACGAAAATCTCTTCTATCTCGATATCGAAGTGAAGAACTATAAGCTCGCCACGCCGGCCGGTCATGATCCGATGTTCTGCCCCAGCAGTCCGGCTCCTTGCGTGGGCAAGGATGAATTCCCGATGAGCGGGATTTCGCGCGAGGCGATTCAATCCAACATCAAGGCCTTCACGAATTTGATCTACGGCTTTGAAGACGCGAATCAGAAAAGGCCCGGTGGCTTCGCAGCTTTGGTGCGGGACATCGGCGGCACGGAAGTGGCCACCCGCTCCGAAGCACTGACCCGGGATCTGAGCGCGGTTTTTGCCGCTCAGGATGCGAGTCTGTCGGAATTGATCGCAGCCCAGAAAGCCGAGAACTGCGAGCAGTCGCAAATCAGCATCTTGTGTCAGCTGCGGAAAAGTATTAAGGAAGTTTCGAATGAATTAAAGTACGAGTACAGCAAGCTACTGTCGCTGACCGTACCGGCAAGTCCCCAAGGGGACAATGATTGA
- a CDS encoding TonB-dependent receptor family protein: MRDPMPLVLVFVLAPSLFAQEKSQENITVHGTSVFLEPGSTTVIGVEQLETYKYTDLNRVLKTVPGVQIQEEDGFGLRPNIGMRGVAPHRSRKVLIMEDGIPSGPAPYAAPAAYYVPTMTTIENVEVTKGSSAVRYGPQTVGGAINLITKRIPEEPFAAQVEVAQGSFEFKKALAQVGGKNGAWGWSILGAQMESAGFKTLTNGHDTGFHKRDLLGKLSYELTDSQQLLLKAGWSDELSDESYLGLTKADFEADPYQRYAASERDQMKNGHRTLAFSHEFRTSEILSVVTLYNHGFDRLWKRFDGVSDRSVDIRSVLANPVGQNAHIYDVITGRDDSLGTSDLVLQANNHRSYYSRGLNWDGQYLWKLSADTSNQLEWGLRFHQDSIRHDHTSDTFAMINGHLEPSGEAQGVGAQDRIKAEAWSAFVWDTYTLGDWRLSGGLRQEWVTIEEDDFSAANEDAKNKRAATMPGLGVFKQINPNLGWLLGVYRGMGLAAADDKGSGKAEESINYESGFRFMQGSTLVDLIGYWNDYRNIKGTCSVSEGCGAATRDISYDGGKARIYGFELTASHGFRAGSLQFPTSFQYTLTRASFDGNFVSGLTDWGLGEIQKGDPIPYVPRHQLGIQAGMRWEPWLVNFQWKRQSSSYDQALAAGRETLPASSLLDASVSVTLAEAYELYATADNITNEKVITSFRPFGARPGKPQAFVFGAKAKF; this comes from the coding sequence ATGCGCGACCCGATGCCCTTGGTTCTAGTGTTTGTCTTAGCACCGTCTTTGTTTGCTCAGGAGAAAAGCCAGGAGAATATCACGGTCCATGGCACCAGTGTTTTTCTTGAACCAGGTTCCACCACCGTCATCGGCGTCGAGCAGCTGGAGACCTATAAATATACGGATTTGAACCGGGTGCTGAAAACAGTGCCCGGGGTCCAGATCCAGGAAGAGGACGGCTTCGGGCTCAGGCCCAATATCGGGATGCGCGGTGTGGCTCCGCATCGCAGCCGCAAGGTCCTGATCATGGAAGACGGCATTCCGTCGGGTCCTGCACCTTACGCGGCCCCGGCGGCCTATTATGTTCCCACCATGACCACCATCGAAAATGTTGAAGTCACCAAGGGCTCGTCGGCTGTTCGCTATGGACCGCAAACGGTCGGTGGCGCGATCAATCTGATCACCAAACGGATTCCCGAAGAGCCATTCGCCGCCCAGGTGGAAGTGGCCCAGGGCAGTTTCGAGTTTAAAAAAGCGCTGGCGCAGGTCGGCGGTAAAAATGGAGCCTGGGGCTGGTCCATCCTCGGCGCGCAGATGGAAAGCGCCGGTTTCAAGACGCTGACCAATGGCCATGACACGGGCTTTCACAAACGCGATCTGCTCGGCAAATTAAGCTATGAGCTCACCGATTCGCAGCAGCTCCTTCTGAAAGCCGGCTGGTCGGATGAACTTTCCGATGAAAGTTATCTGGGTTTGACCAAGGCCGACTTCGAAGCGGATCCCTATCAGCGTTATGCGGCCTCGGAACGTGATCAGATGAAAAATGGCCATCGCACTCTGGCTTTCAGCCATGAATTCCGCACGTCCGAGATTCTGAGCGTCGTCACGCTTTATAATCACGGTTTCGATCGGCTGTGGAAACGTTTCGATGGCGTGAGCGATCGTTCCGTCGACATTCGTTCTGTTTTGGCCAATCCCGTCGGACAGAACGCGCATATTTATGACGTCATCACGGGGCGGGACGATAGTCTCGGGACTTCGGATCTTGTTCTGCAGGCGAATAATCATCGCAGCTACTACAGCCGCGGCTTGAACTGGGATGGCCAGTATCTTTGGAAACTGAGCGCGGACACCTCGAATCAATTGGAATGGGGTCTTCGCTTCCATCAGGACAGCATTCGCCATGATCATACCAGCGATACCTTCGCCATGATCAACGGCCACCTCGAACCCAGTGGCGAAGCCCAGGGCGTCGGCGCGCAGGATCGCATCAAAGCCGAGGCCTGGTCGGCCTTCGTCTGGGATACCTATACGCTCGGCGACTGGCGTTTGAGCGGTGGTTTGCGGCAGGAGTGGGTCACGATCGAAGAGGATGATTTTTCCGCGGCGAATGAAGACGCGAAAAATAAAAGAGCCGCGACCATGCCTGGCCTTGGCGTCTTCAAACAGATCAATCCGAATCTCGGTTGGCTCCTGGGCGTTTATCGCGGCATGGGCCTCGCCGCTGCGGATGACAAGGGCAGCGGCAAGGCCGAGGAAAGCATCAATTACGAATCCGGTTTCCGTTTCATGCAGGGTTCGACTCTGGTGGATCTGATCGGCTATTGGAATGATTACCGCAATATCAAAGGCACCTGCAGTGTGTCGGAAGGCTGCGGTGCGGCGACGCGCGACATCAGTTATGACGGTGGCAAGGCTCGTATTTATGGCTTCGAACTGACAGCATCTCATGGATTCCGTGCAGGCTCGCTGCAGTTTCCCACGTCTTTCCAGTACACCCTGACGCGAGCCAGCTTCGACGGCAACTTTGTTTCGGGGCTGACGGATTGGGGCCTCGGTGAAATTCAAAAAGGGGATCCCATTCCTTACGTGCCGCGGCATCAGCTGGGAATACAGGCGGGGATGCGCTGGGAACCATGGCTGGTGAATTTCCAGTGGAAACGTCAAAGCTCGTCCTATGATCAGGCCCTGGCTGCCGGTCGCGAAACGCTGCCGGCCTCAAGCCTGCTCGACGCTTCCGTGAGCGTAACTCTGGCGGAAGCCTATGAGCTTTATGCAACGGCTGATAACATCACCAATGAAAAAGTGATCACTTCGTTCCGTCCCTTTGGAGCCCGGCCCGGCAAACCCCAGGCTTTCGTCTTCGGAGCCAAGGCCAAATTTTGA
- a CDS encoding AAA family ATPase — protein sequence MSDPNAASLPQAGRSQLPPLETLWDQAPLDPQLFFGMALPMAGDLAQLHAQGRIHGSLTPLEFVVDPRTSIPAIAWDRIPDAATEGLGAGPITQQNLPYLSPERMARWNQKTDGRSDLYSLGVIFFQMLTGSLPFTAKDELGWFHSHLARTPVFPADAASRIPPLLQRIVLKLLSKDRNERYQSASGLIHDLKYCREHPHEDGSGFALGLHDIPSRLEMSRRIHGREQERRRLTEAFERIMRQGHTELFLISGQAGVGKTALIHELQETVTGSGGFFITGKFDALHRGIPYDTHAQAFQALIQQLLGASETQIAYWKQRLMEALGQQAQVIVNVIPALEIIIGKQPDMPVMPPLETQNRFHSVFEKFVSVFATSAHPLVLVLDDLQWADAASLKLLEHLASCTSLHHVLLIGAYRTQDAHSQETLAALPAVIREKGGRLEELELKPLGADALANFLAETLMTQSEKVAPLAQLLQKKTDGNPFFFIQYVKELVADRLLTLDARTYEWSWNLDAIQARAYTDNVADFMLARLRKLPLPVQKVLEVAACIGREGRIKDLERLLEKAGSPMKALDPLQLDGILRLTQDSYYFLHDRVQQAAYALLSVPEKKHWHLNIARQMGEGLFAEDEGLFDRLGHYKAAADALQDPDERREVARMSLQAARKAKASAANREALDYSQFGLGLLAANSWSDAYALTLDLHIARAECSWRCGNSQAAETYFQEILHHFLLTDLDRMRIYCILIEVLITQGKMQEALLQCHRGLAVIDKDFPLEPTEADVRDVYAAFRRDLGQRPIASLMNLPPIQDPLEKAALDIMAAAIPAAIFTSLRAASYLYCKMVCCSLNHGNCDASASAYAYFAMILGSVFGEYREAWQLGKVAYDLAQRDDHPWKARIYVIFGNVVNPWTQPMRSNIPYVKAALPAAKEVGDLAGACYSCNHLVSTLLALGEPLNEVLATTEKSLQFVQTMNYSAIADILMSQQRLILTLQGKTLPFDEEALNARICSSQMALLKFWHHTWKLQAAYLLGQKQDALAEAEAARSWGWSSPGHVEEAEHHFYHALTLAQACSGRTELEAFPAFQELLAYRERLALWAGSSPSNFSQKHQLIHAEVLRLQRDDLAAMHAYEKAIGLARQNSFIQDEALSYELAALHYERTEFYSFAEQYRTAARRCYQEWGAMAKVHQLDNWHPQLIPSMPVQEVPGHLMEIDRLSLLQATQSISSEIVPTQLSETLMRLLVETSGAESGLLILARKGELHIEAEARTSASALTVTALNSIPARGYKAVPQGVLNFVQRSQQKLVLANARDTRSFAYDEYLRREKPRSLLCVPILRNRVLVGLIYLENRLMAGTFTAEKLMTLEILASQAAISLENARLYADLRREEQKLRATIESMADGLIVADTQAGISLINEAALQMVGLKTAEDSILRNRQGMAARLEYRDADDQLVPFERLPLTRALQGEIINQVEYHIRHIYNGRPLIIRLSASPLRDHAGTIQGAVVVFRDVTELTELDRLKDEFLRAMAHELKTPLLLVAGYFEMYKLLLQKGANAPQLQECLGRMDIGINRLKSLMSTLVDVAVFQLRKIKLRFERIDLNDLCKEAVDSMLIASPKHSLQLVGVKDEPLWIDGDRVRLNQVLTNFLQNAIKYSPEGGTIVVELQDERDAVLVSVRDQGIGIPVQRQGRLFQRFYRAHAETEYDYGGMGVGLFLSYEIVQAHHGHMWFSSEEGVGSVFSFRLPTHQAALKS from the coding sequence GTGTCCGATCCAAACGCAGCATCGCTTCCGCAGGCCGGGAGATCCCAGCTTCCGCCGCTCGAAACTCTTTGGGATCAAGCGCCCCTTGATCCGCAGCTGTTCTTTGGCATGGCCCTGCCGATGGCTGGCGATCTGGCTCAACTCCACGCCCAGGGACGCATTCATGGAAGCCTGACGCCGCTTGAGTTCGTCGTGGATCCCAGGACCTCAATCCCTGCGATAGCATGGGACAGAATTCCAGACGCGGCCACGGAGGGACTCGGGGCGGGTCCGATCACCCAGCAGAATCTGCCTTATCTATCTCCCGAACGCATGGCGCGCTGGAATCAGAAAACGGATGGTCGTTCCGATCTTTATTCCTTGGGCGTGATCTTCTTTCAGATGCTCACTGGATCTCTGCCCTTCACGGCCAAGGATGAGCTGGGCTGGTTTCATAGTCATCTGGCTCGCACCCCTGTTTTTCCAGCTGATGCTGCGTCGCGTATTCCACCTCTTCTGCAGCGCATCGTTCTGAAACTCTTAAGCAAGGATCGCAACGAACGCTATCAGAGCGCGAGCGGCCTCATCCATGATTTGAAATACTGTCGTGAGCATCCGCATGAAGACGGCAGCGGTTTTGCCCTTGGCCTTCATGATATTCCGAGTCGTCTGGAGATGTCCCGCAGAATTCATGGCCGTGAGCAGGAGCGCAGGCGACTGACCGAGGCTTTCGAACGCATCATGCGGCAGGGCCACACCGAACTTTTTTTGATCTCGGGCCAGGCCGGTGTGGGCAAGACGGCGCTCATTCATGAACTTCAGGAAACGGTGACCGGCAGCGGCGGTTTTTTCATCACAGGAAAATTTGATGCGCTGCACCGCGGCATTCCCTATGACACGCATGCCCAGGCCTTTCAGGCTTTGATCCAGCAGCTCCTGGGTGCAAGCGAAACGCAGATCGCGTACTGGAAACAGCGCCTCATGGAAGCCCTCGGTCAGCAGGCTCAGGTGATCGTGAATGTGATCCCCGCTTTGGAGATCATCATCGGCAAGCAGCCGGATATGCCGGTCATGCCTCCTTTGGAAACGCAGAATAGATTCCACAGCGTCTTCGAAAAATTTGTCAGTGTTTTTGCCACGAGCGCGCATCCCCTCGTCCTGGTGCTGGATGATCTTCAGTGGGCCGATGCTGCGAGCCTTAAACTTCTGGAGCATCTGGCCTCCTGCACGAGCCTGCATCATGTCCTCCTGATCGGGGCCTATCGCACCCAGGACGCTCATTCGCAGGAAACACTGGCCGCTCTTCCCGCGGTCATTCGCGAAAAAGGCGGGCGTCTGGAAGAACTGGAACTCAAGCCTCTCGGTGCCGACGCGCTCGCCAATTTCCTGGCTGAAACACTGATGACACAAAGTGAGAAGGTGGCTCCTCTCGCGCAGCTTCTGCAAAAAAAGACCGATGGCAATCCCTTCTTTTTCATCCAGTATGTGAAGGAACTCGTAGCCGACCGGCTTCTCACTCTTGATGCCAGGACCTATGAATGGAGCTGGAATCTCGACGCCATCCAAGCACGCGCTTACACCGATAACGTGGCTGATTTTATGCTGGCCCGCCTGCGAAAGCTGCCGCTGCCGGTCCAAAAAGTTTTGGAGGTTGCGGCCTGCATAGGCCGCGAAGGGCGCATCAAGGATCTTGAGCGTCTTTTGGAGAAAGCGGGGAGTCCGATGAAGGCTCTCGATCCTTTGCAGCTTGATGGTATTCTGCGCCTGACACAGGACAGCTATTATTTTCTGCATGACAGGGTGCAGCAGGCGGCGTATGCCCTGCTTTCCGTCCCCGAGAAAAAACATTGGCACCTGAACATTGCAAGGCAAATGGGCGAAGGTCTTTTCGCGGAAGATGAAGGCCTCTTCGATCGTCTGGGTCACTATAAGGCGGCTGCTGACGCCCTTCAGGATCCTGATGAACGTCGCGAAGTTGCGCGCATGAGTCTGCAGGCCGCTCGAAAGGCCAAGGCCTCGGCCGCCAACAGGGAGGCCTTGGATTATAGTCAATTCGGACTTGGCCTTCTCGCGGCAAACAGCTGGTCGGATGCTTATGCCCTGACGCTGGATCTTCATATCGCGCGCGCGGAATGCAGCTGGCGCTGCGGGAATTCCCAGGCCGCCGAAACTTATTTTCAAGAGATCCTGCATCATTTCCTGCTCACCGATCTGGACCGCATGCGGATTTACTGCATCCTGATCGAAGTGTTGATCACGCAGGGTAAAATGCAGGAAGCCCTTCTGCAATGCCATCGGGGTCTGGCGGTCATTGACAAGGATTTTCCACTGGAACCGACCGAAGCCGACGTGCGCGATGTCTACGCCGCGTTCCGTCGCGATCTGGGGCAGAGGCCCATCGCGTCTTTAATGAATCTGCCGCCCATCCAGGATCCCTTGGAAAAAGCTGCTCTCGATATCATGGCCGCCGCGATTCCTGCCGCCATATTCACGTCGCTGCGTGCCGCCAGCTACCTTTACTGCAAGATGGTGTGCTGCAGCCTCAACCATGGCAATTGCGATGCCTCGGCCTCTGCTTATGCTTATTTTGCGATGATACTCGGTTCGGTCTTCGGTGAATATCGTGAGGCCTGGCAGCTTGGGAAAGTCGCTTATGATCTGGCGCAAAGAGATGACCATCCTTGGAAAGCGCGCATCTACGTGATCTTTGGGAATGTCGTGAATCCCTGGACCCAGCCGATGCGCAGCAATATTCCTTATGTGAAGGCGGCTTTGCCGGCGGCGAAGGAGGTCGGTGACCTTGCCGGCGCCTGCTACAGCTGCAATCATCTGGTCTCGACCCTGCTCGCCCTGGGCGAGCCTTTGAACGAGGTCCTGGCCACCACGGAGAAATCGCTGCAATTCGTCCAGACCATGAATTATTCCGCCATTGCCGATATCCTGATGAGCCAGCAGCGCCTGATTCTGACCCTGCAAGGGAAGACCCTGCCTTTTGATGAGGAGGCTCTGAATGCCCGCATCTGCTCCAGTCAGATGGCTCTTCTGAAGTTCTGGCATCACACCTGGAAACTTCAGGCCGCATATCTTCTGGGTCAAAAACAGGACGCGCTCGCCGAAGCCGAAGCTGCGCGCTCCTGGGGCTGGTCATCTCCCGGCCATGTCGAGGAAGCGGAACATCATTTCTATCACGCGCTGACATTGGCTCAGGCCTGCAGTGGCCGGACAGAATTGGAAGCATTTCCAGCATTCCAGGAGCTGCTCGCCTATCGCGAACGCCTCGCTTTATGGGCCGGCAGCAGCCCCTCTAATTTTTCGCAGAAGCATCAGCTGATTCATGCCGAGGTCTTGCGCCTTCAGCGTGATGACCTGGCGGCCATGCACGCCTATGAAAAGGCCATAGGCCTTGCGAGGCAGAACAGCTTTATTCAGGATGAAGCGCTCAGCTACGAGCTGGCCGCGCTTCATTATGAACGCACGGAATTCTATAGTTTTGCGGAACAGTACAGGACCGCAGCCCGGCGCTGCTATCAGGAATGGGGCGCCATGGCCAAGGTTCATCAGCTGGATAACTGGCATCCGCAGCTGATTCCCAGCATGCCCGTCCAGGAGGTGCCCGGGCACCTGATGGAGATTGATAGGCTGTCCCTGCTGCAGGCGACCCAGAGCATCTCCAGTGAAATCGTGCCGACCCAGCTGAGTGAAACTCTTATGCGCCTGCTGGTCGAGACGTCGGGAGCCGAAAGCGGCCTTTTGATTCTGGCGCGGAAAGGGGAGCTCCATATTGAGGCCGAGGCTCGCACATCAGCGTCAGCCTTGACTGTGACGGCTTTGAATTCCATTCCTGCCCGTGGCTATAAAGCCGTGCCGCAGGGTGTCCTGAACTTTGTGCAAAGGAGTCAGCAAAAGCTCGTGCTCGCGAATGCGCGGGATACTCGCTCCTTTGCCTATGATGAGTATCTGCGTCGGGAAAAACCGCGCTCGCTTCTTTGCGTGCCTATCCTTCGCAATCGCGTGCTGGTCGGTCTGATCTATCTTGAAAACAGGCTCATGGCCGGGACCTTCACTGCCGAGAAACTGATGACGCTGGAAATCCTGGCGTCTCAGGCGGCGATTTCCCTTGAAAATGCGCGACTCTATGCTGACCTCCGCCGTGAGGAGCAAAAGCTTCGCGCCACCATTGAAAGCATGGCCGATGGCCTGATCGTGGCGGACACGCAGGCCGGGATCAGCCTGATCAATGAAGCGGCTCTGCAGATGGTGGGCCTGAAAACTGCGGAAGACAGCATCTTGCGCAACAGGCAGGGCATGGCGGCTCGGCTGGAATATCGGGATGCTGATGATCAGCTGGTGCCATTCGAACGTCTGCCTTTGACCCGCGCTCTGCAGGGTGAAATCATCAACCAGGTCGAGTATCACATCAGGCATATTTACAACGGGCGGCCTCTGATCATTCGCCTGAGCGCCTCGCCACTGCGCGATCATGCGGGCACCATCCAGGGTGCTGTGGTCGTCTTCCGCGATGTGACCGAACTCACCGAGCTGGATCGCCTCAAGGATGAATTCCTGCGGGCCATGGCTCACGAACTCAAAACCCCGCTGCTTTTGGTGGCCGGCTACTTTGAAATGTATAAGCTCCTCCTTCAGAAAGGAGCGAACGCGCCGCAGCTGCAGGAGTGCCTGGGGCGCATGGATATCGGCATCAATCGTTTGAAATCCCTGATGTCCACCCTGGTGGATGTCGCCGTCTTTCAGCTGCGAAAAATCAAACTGCGCTTTGAAAGAATCGATCTGAACGATCTTTGCAAGGAGGCGGTCGACTCCATGCTCATTGCCAGCCCCAAACATAGTCTCCAGCTTGTGGGCGTGAAAGACGAACCCCTCTGGATCGACGGCGACCGCGTGCGCCTGAACCAGGTGCTCACCAACTTTCTGCAGAACGCGATCAAATATTCGCCCGAGGGCGGAACGATCGTGGTCGAACTTCAGGATGAACGTGACGCTGTCCTGGTGAGCGTCCGGGATCAGGGCATCGGCATTCCCGTCCAGCGTCAGGGCCGTTTATTCCAGCGCTTTTATCGGGCTCATGCCGAAACTGAATATGATTATGGCGGGATGGGTGTGGGTCTTTTCCTGTCTTATGAAATCGTTCAGGCCCATCACGGGCATATGTGGTTTTCCAGTGAAGAGGGCGTGGGTTCGGTCTTTTCCTTCCGACTGCCCACGCATCAGGCGGCCTTGAAATCATGA